The following proteins come from a genomic window of Flavobacterium crocinum:
- a CDS encoding bifunctional aldolase/short-chain dehydrogenase, with product MSNTKTINTNFKHVSYLWDDAKAAALAGDEVALFIYRSNLLGADLRLTNYGGGNTSVKITDKDPLTGESSEVMWIKGSGGDIGTLTKSGCAALYLDRLRNLENVYRGIEFEDEMVELFNHCIFDLASKAPSIDTPLHGFLPFKHIDHLHPDAAIAIAAAKDGKKITEELFNGEIGWVGWQRPGFDLGLQLRACLEEAAKNGKQLRGIMLGSHGLFTWGDTAYESYINTLEVIEKCAEYLENNYGKKRPVFGGKKIDSLPEADRKLKAAKVAPILRGFCSSERQMIGHYTDDTRVLEFINSNDLAKLAPLGTSCPDHFLRTKISPLVLELDPNEDLSDVAAVKAKLTPAFEAYRAMYKDYYNACKKSNSPAMRDPNPVVILYPGVGMFTFAKDKTMARLASEYYINAVNVMKGAEAVSEYTSLPHQEAFDIEYWLLEEAKLQRMPKPKALSGRVALITGSAGGIGKAIAKKFAQEGACVVINDINEERLQGATSEFTKTFGKDAVSSTLLNVTDEVSTEKALDEACLAFGGVDIVVNNAGISISKSIAEHTLEEWDRLYDILVKGQFIVSKAGIEVMRKQGFGGDIVNIVSKNAVVAGPNNPGYGSAKAAQAHLTRLMAAELGADKIRVNTVNPDAVISDSNIWSGGWAEGRAKAYGITVEELPAYYAKRTLLNEIILPDDIANACYAFVGGLLGKSTGNALNVDGGVAMGFYR from the coding sequence ATGTCGAATACAAAAACAATTAATACAAATTTTAAGCATGTAAGCTACCTTTGGGATGATGCAAAAGCTGCAGCACTAGCGGGTGATGAAGTGGCGCTTTTTATTTATCGTTCTAATTTATTAGGAGCTGATTTAAGACTGACGAATTACGGAGGAGGAAATACTTCTGTAAAGATTACAGACAAAGATCCTTTAACAGGTGAATCTTCTGAAGTAATGTGGATTAAAGGTTCTGGAGGTGATATTGGAACTTTAACAAAATCGGGTTGTGCAGCTTTGTATTTGGATAGACTTCGTAATCTTGAAAATGTTTACAGAGGAATTGAGTTTGAAGATGAAATGGTAGAATTATTCAACCACTGTATTTTCGATTTAGCGTCAAAAGCGCCTTCTATCGATACACCTTTACATGGTTTTCTTCCATTCAAACATATTGATCACTTACATCCGGATGCAGCAATTGCAATTGCGGCTGCTAAAGATGGAAAGAAGATTACAGAAGAATTATTCAACGGAGAAATCGGTTGGGTAGGCTGGCAACGTCCAGGCTTCGATCTTGGTCTTCAGTTAAGAGCTTGTTTAGAAGAAGCAGCTAAGAACGGTAAACAATTACGTGGTATTATGTTAGGTTCTCACGGTTTATTTACTTGGGGAGATACTGCATACGAAAGTTATATCAATACGCTGGAAGTAATCGAGAAATGTGCTGAATATTTAGAAAATAACTACGGTAAAAAACGTCCGGTTTTTGGAGGAAAGAAAATTGACAGCCTTCCAGAAGCAGACCGCAAATTGAAAGCAGCAAAAGTAGCTCCAATTTTAAGAGGCTTCTGTTCATCAGAGCGTCAAATGATTGGTCATTATACAGATGATACTAGAGTTTTAGAATTTATTAATTCTAATGATTTAGCGAAATTAGCTCCATTAGGGACTTCTTGTCCGGATCACTTCTTGAGAACTAAAATCAGTCCATTGGTTTTAGAATTAGATCCAAACGAAGATTTGTCAGATGTTGCCGCAGTTAAAGCAAAATTAACTCCTGCATTCGAAGCATACCGTGCAATGTATAAAGACTATTACAATGCATGTAAAAAATCAAATTCACCGGCAATGCGTGATCCAAACCCAGTGGTAATTTTATATCCGGGAGTTGGTATGTTCACTTTTGCTAAAGATAAAACAATGGCTCGTTTAGCATCTGAATATTATATCAATGCGGTAAACGTAATGAAAGGTGCTGAAGCAGTTTCAGAATATACTTCATTGCCACACCAAGAAGCTTTTGATATTGAATATTGGTTATTAGAAGAAGCTAAATTACAGCGTATGCCAAAACCAAAAGCATTATCAGGAAGAGTGGCTTTGATCACTGGTTCTGCGGGCGGAATTGGTAAAGCTATTGCTAAAAAATTCGCTCAGGAAGGTGCTTGTGTTGTAATCAACGATATCAACGAAGAACGTTTACAAGGAGCTACATCTGAGTTTACAAAAACATTTGGAAAAGATGCAGTTTCAAGCACTTTATTAAATGTGACTGACGAAGTAAGTACAGAAAAAGCATTAGATGAAGCTTGTTTGGCTTTTGGAGGTGTTGACATTGTGGTAAATAATGCAGGAATCAGTATTTCAAAATCTATTGCAGAACACACTTTAGAAGAGTGGGATAGATTGTACGATATCTTGGTGAAAGGACAATTTATTGTTTCTAAAGCTGGAATCGAAGTGATGCGCAAACAAGGTTTTGGAGGAGATATCGTAAATATCGTTTCTAAAAACGCCGTTGTGGCTGGTCCAAATAACCCTGGTTATGGTTCGGCTAAAGCTGCACAGGCGCACTTAACACGTTTAATGGCTGCAGAACTTGGAGCAGATAAAATTCGTGTAAACACAGTAAATCCTGATGCTGTAATTTCAGACTCCAATATTTGGTCTGGAGGATGGGCAGAAGGTCGTGCAAAAGCATACGGAATTACAGTGGAAGAACTTCCGGCTTACTATGCAAAACGTACGTTATTAAATGAAATCATATTGCCAGATGATATTGCTAACGCTTGTTATGCTTTTGTTGGAGGTTTACTGGGTAAATCTACAGGAAACGCCTTAAACGTAGACGGTGGCGTTGCAATGGGCTTTTATAGATAA
- the rhaT gene encoding L-rhamnose/proton symporter RhaT: MESLLGIIFHSIGGFSSGSFYMPFKKVKDWAWESYWLVGGFFSWLIVPPLAAYLTIPNFIDIIAAASPSIKYFTFLMGLIWGIGGLTYGLGVRYLGMSLGNSITLGFCSAFGALVPSIYYDIVPTEGKISFTHMLSNSGGQLVLLGVVVYLIGIAISGKAGMLKEKDFATGHEDKDKDFNLVKGLIVAVISGILSSFFNYGIEAGKSMAEQAVITGSNPLFQNNVTYVVLLWGGLTTNFIWCLYLNFKNKTIKNYTDKSTPITKNVMYSALAGTMWFLQFFFYGMGESKLGNGASSWILHMATIILTANFWGFYLKEWKGVSKKTIRTFFWGIGLIMLAIVLVGIGNSL; encoded by the coding sequence ATGGAATCATTATTAGGAATCATTTTTCATTCTATCGGAGGATTTTCTTCAGGTAGTTTTTATATGCCTTTTAAGAAAGTAAAAGACTGGGCTTGGGAAAGCTATTGGCTGGTAGGAGGATTTTTCTCCTGGCTGATTGTTCCACCGCTTGCAGCCTACTTGACAATTCCAAATTTTATCGACATTATCGCAGCTGCTTCTCCATCAATAAAATACTTTACTTTTTTAATGGGATTAATCTGGGGAATAGGTGGTTTAACTTATGGTTTAGGCGTTCGCTATTTAGGAATGTCTTTAGGAAACTCAATTACATTAGGGTTCTGTTCTGCATTCGGAGCTTTAGTTCCTTCAATTTATTACGATATCGTTCCAACAGAAGGTAAAATTTCATTTACACATATGCTTTCCAATTCTGGAGGTCAGCTGGTTTTGTTGGGAGTTGTGGTATATCTTATAGGTATTGCTATTTCCGGAAAAGCAGGAATGTTGAAAGAAAAGGATTTTGCAACAGGTCATGAGGATAAGGATAAAGATTTCAACTTAGTAAAAGGTTTGATTGTAGCTGTGATTTCAGGAATTTTGAGTTCATTCTTTAATTACGGAATCGAAGCTGGAAAATCAATGGCAGAGCAAGCTGTAATAACAGGTTCTAATCCGTTATTTCAAAACAATGTGACTTATGTTGTTTTGTTATGGGGAGGTTTAACTACTAACTTTATTTGGTGTCTTTATTTGAATTTTAAAAATAAAACAATTAAAAATTATACAGACAAATCTACTCCAATAACTAAAAACGTTATGTATTCTGCTCTTGCCGGAACAATGTGGTTTTTACAGTTTTTCTTTTACGGAATGGGAGAGAGCAAACTTGGAAATGGTGCCAGTTCGTGGATTCTGCACATGGCAACCATCATTTTAACAGCAAACTTTTGGGGTTTTTATTTGAAAGAATGGAAAGGAGTTTCTAAAAAAACAATAAGAACTTTTTTCTGGGGGATCGGGCTTATTATGCTGGCGATCGTTTTGGTAGGAATTGGTAACTCATTATAA